A single Ancylothrix sp. D3o DNA region contains:
- a CDS encoding glycoside hydrolase family 104 protein has protein sequence MYIEQQTRRYATVGYFDNELIHNWVRRKRPHQRRFYWLLAKQFQLFIEKPLAEVGLGDIKAFASSQTLQKIPHRQIAKNIAAIKSLMTFGYQTGSLPINISPTEWQELRLRKRPIQKKPQRKFNLPLALGVWFLAAAIPLLILSKLQPSQRVFTLVRSWNTPAIPEPSEVYAQNESLKNPNIKAFLDTIAQAEGTSGPEGYRTIFAGETFSDYSRHPDEVKCAYSNGRRLCSSAAGRYQFLKPTFDRLQKKLNLPDFSPQSQDLAALELIREEGAVEDIKAGNIQKALKKVSAIWVHIEGAGYGQPEHSLDKLEAIYQTHRQKYELSKAE, from the coding sequence ATGTACATTGAACAGCAAACCCGCAGATATGCGACGGTCGGCTATTTTGACAATGAATTAATTCATAATTGGGTGCGCCGAAAGCGTCCCCATCAGCGGCGGTTTTACTGGCTATTAGCAAAACAATTTCAATTGTTTATCGAGAAACCTTTAGCAGAAGTCGGTTTAGGAGATATCAAAGCTTTTGCGAGTTCACAAACTTTGCAGAAAATTCCCCATCGCCAAATAGCAAAAAATATTGCTGCCATAAAATCTTTAATGACTTTTGGCTACCAAACCGGCAGTTTACCCATCAATATTAGTCCGACGGAATGGCAGGAACTTAGGTTAAGAAAAAGACCTATCCAAAAGAAACCACAGCGGAAATTTAACCTGCCTTTAGCTTTAGGAGTGTGGTTTTTAGCGGCAGCAATTCCCCTATTAATCTTAAGCAAATTGCAACCAAGCCAGAGAGTTTTTACCTTAGTAAGAAGTTGGAATACACCGGCAATTCCGGAACCTAGCGAAGTGTACGCACAAAACGAATCATTAAAAAATCCGAATATCAAAGCTTTTTTAGATACCATTGCTCAAGCCGAAGGAACGTCGGGCCCAGAGGGTTATCGCACAATCTTTGCGGGGGAAACTTTCAGCGATTACAGCAGGCACCCGGACGAGGTAAAATGCGCTTATTCCAACGGAAGAAGACTTTGCTCAAGTGCGGCGGGAAGATATCAATTTTTAAAACCGACTTTTGACCGTTTGCAAAAGAAACTTAATCTCCCAGATTTTAGCCCGCAATCACAAGATTTAGCCGCCTTAGAATTGATTCGAGAAGAAGGCGCTGTAGAAGATATAAAGGCGGGAAATATTCAAAAAGCCCTCAAAAAAGTTTCAGCAATTTGGGTACATATTGAGGGGGCCGGTTACGGTCAGCCAGAGCATTCTTTAGATAAATTAGAGGCAATTTATCAGACACACCGGCAAAAATATGAGTTGAGTAAGGCGGAATGA
- the lysS gene encoding lysine--tRNA ligase: protein MTTPTRSEAEVRSQKIEELRKLGIEPYPSQAYRRSHTTQQIHELFNQPGKELQNGQADPEEKPLSACGRITSKRDSGKICFIDLTDSSGKIQLKIEKNLVTGEHGLSFDQIKKLLDVGDFIGVVGIGCRTQRGELSLQVTELLVLSKATIQFPDAYYGVNDPETCRRHREMDLAGNRESFQRFQTRSRIVQSLRTYLVQKGFYEIETPTLQAIYGGAAARPFVTHHNALDVDLYLRIAPELFLKRAICGGFERVFELGRVFRNEGIDSTHNPEFTTIEAYQTYADYFDILTVVEDLICYSAETIFGDQKEIEYQGQTISLERKYDHSQKYPGFTGTHWQVKTMVEAIKDETGIDFDNIQLSEAIAAAEAKGLTFSNLEKQSLGYVLYTVFDKLVQPSLMEPTFIIDFPVEVSPLAKKHRDKPGFVERFELFIAGTEYSNGFSELNDPKEQQKRFEEQLAQKYAGDDEAHPMDEEFIEALSLGMPNCAGMGIGVDRLVMLLTNTQSIRDIIMFPTMRPVKE, encoded by the coding sequence ATGACCACCCCAACCCGGAGCGAAGCCGAAGTTAGATCCCAAAAAATCGAAGAACTACGCAAACTTGGCATCGAACCCTACCCCAGCCAAGCCTACCGGCGCAGCCATACCACCCAACAAATACACGAACTCTTTAACCAACCAGGCAAAGAACTCCAAAACGGACAAGCCGATCCTGAAGAAAAACCCCTCAGCGCTTGCGGACGCATCACCTCCAAACGCGACAGCGGTAAAATATGCTTTATTGATCTCACCGACAGCAGCGGCAAAATACAACTTAAAATCGAAAAAAACCTCGTCACCGGCGAGCATGGTTTATCCTTCGATCAAATCAAAAAACTCCTCGACGTCGGCGACTTTATCGGCGTAGTTGGTATTGGATGTCGCACCCAACGCGGTGAACTTTCCCTACAAGTCACAGAATTGCTCGTTTTATCAAAAGCAACCATTCAATTTCCCGACGCTTATTATGGCGTAAATGACCCCGAAACTTGCCGCCGGCACCGGGAAATGGACTTAGCCGGCAACCGCGAATCTTTCCAAAGATTTCAAACTCGTTCTCGCATTGTTCAAAGCCTCCGCACCTACCTGGTACAAAAGGGCTTTTACGAAATAGAAACTCCCACCTTACAAGCTATTTATGGTGGTGCCGCAGCCAGACCATTTGTTACTCACCACAATGCTTTAGATGTGGATTTATATCTGAGAATTGCCCCGGAATTGTTCTTGAAACGGGCAATTTGTGGAGGCTTTGAGCGTGTATTTGAGCTTGGCAGAGTGTTCCGAAATGAGGGCATCGATAGCACCCATAACCCAGAATTTACGACGATTGAAGCTTATCAAACTTACGCCGATTATTTCGACATTTTAACGGTTGTTGAAGACCTAATCTGCTACAGCGCCGAAACGATCTTTGGCGACCAAAAAGAAATCGAATATCAAGGTCAAACCATCAGCCTCGAACGTAAATACGACCACAGCCAAAAATACCCCGGCTTCACCGGCACCCATTGGCAAGTTAAAACAATGGTAGAAGCCATCAAAGATGAAACCGGCATTGATTTTGATAATATTCAATTATCAGAAGCAATTGCCGCTGCTGAAGCAAAAGGGCTGACTTTTTCCAACCTCGAAAAACAAAGTCTTGGCTATGTTTTATACACCGTTTTTGATAAACTTGTTCAACCGAGTTTAATGGAACCTACGTTTATTATTGATTTCCCTGTAGAAGTCAGTCCTCTTGCCAAAAAACACCGCGATAAACCGGGTTTTGTCGAACGTTTTGAATTGTTTATTGCCGGCACTGAATATTCCAATGGTTTCTCGGAATTAAACGACCCGAAAGAACAACAAAAACGCTTTGAAGAACAACTCGCTCAAAAATATGCCGGTGATGACGAAGCACACCCAATGGATGAGGAATTTATCGAGGCTTTATCACTCGGTATGCCAAATTGTGCCGGTATGGGCATAGGAGTTGACCGTCTGGTGATGTTGTTAACCAATACTCAAAGCATTCGAGATATTATCATGTTCCCAACAATGAGGCCGGTGAAAGAGTAA
- a CDS encoding ATP-binding protein yields the protein MNRQNLTSPSSIRILVIEDDPNTREYVKTLLQNRYNVEAVCDAVAARAAIEKQPPDLVLSNVILLPEHKSNPQNIKVPMILVCTALEAPIETPEEAVQDYLRKPFSERELFARVETQLKLAQMRQEAAEREIYLSEIQKKYIKLEERLQECRAQVEAGNQELNQFSYSISHDVRTPLRYINTFIDLLEKQINPATLDQTSREYLQIIADSAKQADSLLKDLLQFSRLGRAELRFTTIDMEQLVQEVLSAFQLDIQDRTINWQIEPLPEVEGDPAMLRVVLHNLISNAVKYTRTRQPAKITLGSIKQAQQIIFYIKDNGVGFDMQYVDKLFGIFSRLHLQEQFEGAGVGLANVRRIVHRHGGKTWAEGKLDVGATFYFSLPINQAKGDQ from the coding sequence ATGAACAGGCAAAACTTAACTTCTCCCTCCTCTATCCGTATCTTGGTTATTGAAGATGATCCAAATACTAGAGAATATGTCAAGACTTTATTACAAAACCGTTATAACGTTGAGGCCGTCTGTGATGCAGTGGCAGCCAGAGCAGCGATAGAAAAACAACCACCGGATTTAGTGCTAAGCAATGTGATACTGTTGCCAGAGCATAAAAGCAACCCCCAAAACATCAAAGTGCCGATGATTTTGGTTTGTACAGCCCTAGAAGCGCCCATAGAAACACCAGAAGAAGCGGTGCAAGATTATTTGAGGAAGCCGTTTTCTGAGCGCGAGTTGTTCGCAAGGGTAGAGACACAGCTAAAATTAGCCCAGATGCGACAAGAAGCTGCCGAGCGTGAGATTTATTTGAGTGAGATCCAAAAAAAATACATAAAGTTAGAAGAGCGCCTCCAAGAATGCAGAGCCCAAGTGGAAGCAGGTAATCAAGAACTCAATCAGTTTTCTTACTCCATTTCTCACGATGTTAGAACACCTCTGCGTTATATTAATACCTTTATTGATTTGCTAGAAAAACAAATAAACCCCGCTACCCTTGATCAAACCAGCCGCGAATATCTACAAATTATTGCAGATTCGGCAAAACAAGCCGATTCTTTACTCAAAGATTTATTGCAATTTTCGCGCCTTGGGCGTGCTGAACTGCGATTTACAACAATCGATATGGAACAATTAGTTCAGGAGGTGTTAAGCGCTTTTCAATTGGACATTCAGGATAGAACTATTAATTGGCAGATCGAACCTTTACCAGAAGTAGAAGGCGATCCAGCGATGTTGCGAGTTGTGCTGCACAACCTAATTTCTAATGCAGTCAAATATACTCGAACTCGCCAGCCTGCAAAAATTACCCTAGGCAGTATCAAGCAGGCTCAACAAATTATTTTTTATATAAAGGATAATGGAGTAGGATTTGATATGCAGTATGTCGATAAATTGTTTGGCATTTTTAGCCGCCTGCACCTTCAAGAACAGTTTGAAGGCGCGGGGGTGGGGCTGGCAAATGTCCGCCGCATTGTTCACCGGCACGGAGGTAAAACTTGGGCTGAGGGAAAGCTAGATGTGGGAGCAACTTTTTATTTTTCGCTGCCAATAAATCAAGCGAAAGGAGATCAATAA
- a CDS encoding response regulator, giving the protein MNAVRLLVLEDSGLDAAVIQATLREGGITFEWLKVQTRQDFLAALENQTFDVILSDYSLPGFDGISALKIAHNICPEVPFIFVSGTLGEELAIETLKSGATDYVLKHRLERLVPSVQRALQEVKERRSRAAAEAALKETEEQFRQLANAMPQIVWVALPNGEPEYLNQQWVEYTGFSLEETRHKGFLLKVTHPDDFEQTNFLWEECLKSGDFYQTEFRLKRVSDGEYRWFLCRAVPVKNKQGEIIHWYGTLTDIDKQKQVEETLRRRTEELDRANRIKDEFLAVLSHELRTPLGPILGWAQLLRMKKPDEQTLIRGLETIERNANIQTQLIEDLLDVSRILRGKISLNVRLLDLRLIITAALETVQLAAEAKSIEIETQMPENVGQVRGDAGRLQQVMWNLLSNAVKFTPSGGRVQIFLQEVEDWVEVKIKDTGKGIEPAFFPYMFDYFRQADSSTTRKFGGLGVGLGIVRHLVELHGGVVEAESAGEGMGATFTVKLPVFNENKTSRLKPISQQRFGETADSWVREHLPPISPLAGIRVLVVDDETDTLELITWMLKDAGAIAAGVTSAQSAIEVWEGFQPDVLISDIGMPEEDGYSLIARVRTRMSADKVIPAIALTAYAREEDRQRAFSAGFQEHITKPVESLSLIAAVAVLTEVKLLE; this is encoded by the coding sequence ATGAATGCAGTACGGCTTCTCGTATTAGAAGATAGTGGACTAGATGCTGCGGTTATCCAGGCCACTCTCCGCGAAGGAGGAATAACATTTGAATGGCTGAAAGTTCAAACCCGCCAAGATTTTTTGGCAGCCTTGGAAAACCAGACATTTGATGTGATTTTGTCCGATTATTCCTTGCCTGGTTTTGATGGAATTTCTGCTTTAAAAATTGCTCATAATATTTGCCCAGAAGTCCCGTTTATTTTTGTGTCGGGGACTTTGGGTGAGGAATTGGCTATTGAAACTTTAAAAAGCGGGGCGACAGATTATGTATTAAAGCATCGTTTAGAGCGATTAGTGCCCTCGGTACAGAGAGCTTTACAAGAAGTTAAAGAACGCCGGTCTCGCGCCGCTGCTGAAGCAGCTTTAAAAGAAACTGAAGAGCAATTTCGTCAACTGGCTAATGCCATGCCGCAAATTGTATGGGTTGCTTTGCCAAATGGGGAACCAGAATATCTAAATCAGCAGTGGGTAGAATATACAGGTTTTTCTTTAGAAGAAACTCGCCACAAAGGCTTTCTTTTAAAGGTGACTCATCCTGATGATTTTGAGCAAACTAATTTTTTGTGGGAAGAGTGTTTAAAAAGTGGCGATTTTTATCAAACAGAGTTTCGTTTGAAGCGGGTAAGCGATGGGGAATATCGGTGGTTTTTGTGCCGGGCGGTGCCGGTGAAAAATAAACAAGGCGAGATTATTCATTGGTATGGAACTTTAACGGATATTGATAAGCAAAAACAAGTTGAAGAAACGCTCCGCCGGCGCACCGAGGAATTAGATCGCGCCAACCGTATTAAAGATGAATTTTTGGCCGTGCTTTCTCACGAATTGCGGACTCCTTTGGGCCCGATTTTGGGATGGGCACAGTTATTGAGAATGAAAAAGCCCGATGAACAAACTTTAATCCGGGGTTTAGAAACTATTGAACGCAATGCGAATATACAAACTCAATTAATAGAAGATTTGCTGGATGTTTCGCGGATTTTACGAGGAAAAATTAGTTTAAATGTGCGCTTGTTAGATTTGAGATTAATTATAACTGCGGCTCTGGAAACTGTGCAATTAGCAGCAGAGGCGAAGTCAATAGAAATTGAAACTCAAATGCCGGAAAATGTCGGTCAAGTTCGCGGGGATGCAGGCCGGTTACAGCAAGTGATGTGGAATTTGCTTTCTAATGCCGTTAAATTTACACCTTCTGGGGGCCGAGTACAAATATTTTTGCAAGAAGTTGAGGACTGGGTGGAAGTTAAAATTAAAGATACCGGCAAAGGAATTGAACCGGCCTTTTTTCCCTATATGTTTGACTATTTCCGTCAAGCAGATAGCTCGACTACTCGAAAATTTGGCGGGTTGGGCGTGGGTTTGGGAATTGTTCGCCATTTGGTTGAGTTACATGGGGGTGTGGTTGAAGCTGAAAGTGCAGGAGAGGGTATGGGTGCAACATTTACGGTGAAATTGCCTGTTTTTAACGAAAATAAAACCTCAAGACTAAAGCCGATTTCTCAGCAAAGATTCGGCGAAACTGCTGACAGTTGGGTACGAGAACATTTGCCACCAATTTCACCGCTGGCGGGGATAAGAGTTTTGGTGGTGGATGATGAAACCGATACGCTGGAGTTAATTACTTGGATGCTCAAAGATGCCGGTGCTATTGCGGCTGGTGTGACTTCTGCTCAGTCGGCAATTGAGGTTTGGGAGGGTTTTCAACCAGATGTGCTTATTAGTGATATTGGAATGCCCGAAGAAGATGGTTATAGCTTAATTGCAAGGGTGAGAACAAGGATGTCGGCAGATAAAGTTATTCCGGCAATTGCTCTGACGGCTTATGCGAGAGAGGAAGATCGACAACGTGCTTTTTCTGCGGGGTTTCAAGAGCATATTACTAAGCCGGTTGAGTCTTTGAGTTTGATTGCTGCGGTGGCTGTTTTAACTGAGGTGAAATTGTTGGAATGA
- the chrA gene encoding chromate efflux transporter — MTSSTILHRLKELAKVFFKLGIIGFGGPAAHIAMMQEEIVTRRNWLTQQKFLDLLGATNLIPGPNSTEMAIHVGYTYAGPLGLIIAGISFITPAIAITGIFAWFYTQYGQLPQVAPALYGIKPAVLAIILAAVWKLGKTAVKNRKLLLVAVAVAVTVLAGVNEVLALLLGGVLGMLWLMGNGAGGKTLKAFIPWPVLSLFSFPNLPPIASNFSAFVVTLAKISPLGEKISLSAGASPSLWQLGLVFLKVGSVLFGGGYVLVAFLEGELVAKGWLTQQQLLDAIAIGQFTPGPVLSTATFIGYMISGWAGAVVATVGIFLPSFVFVALSNPLIERLRSSKWMSAFLDAVNVASVALMAVVVLKLGLAVVTDYGALLIAVAAAIAVIRFKVNAALIVMAGALFGLIFNLDKLL; from the coding sequence ATGACTTCCTCCACAATACTCCACCGGCTCAAAGAACTAGCCAAAGTATTTTTTAAACTCGGAATCATAGGATTTGGAGGCCCAGCAGCCCATATAGCCATGATGCAGGAAGAAATAGTCACCCGCCGCAACTGGTTAACACAACAAAAATTTTTAGACTTATTGGGCGCAACCAACCTAATACCCGGCCCGAATTCAACAGAAATGGCAATTCATGTAGGATACACTTACGCCGGCCCTCTAGGCTTAATAATAGCCGGCATAAGTTTTATTACCCCCGCCATAGCCATAACAGGAATTTTTGCTTGGTTTTATACCCAATATGGCCAGTTACCCCAAGTAGCGCCGGCGTTGTATGGAATCAAACCCGCAGTTTTGGCAATTATATTAGCAGCAGTTTGGAAATTAGGAAAAACCGCCGTCAAAAATCGCAAATTATTGTTGGTAGCGGTGGCGGTAGCGGTGACGGTATTAGCAGGAGTGAATGAAGTTTTAGCCTTGTTGTTGGGTGGCGTGTTGGGGATGCTGTGGTTAATGGGAAATGGTGCCGGTGGTAAAACTTTAAAAGCTTTTATTCCTTGGCCGGTGTTGAGTTTATTTTCTTTCCCAAATTTGCCACCAATTGCCAGCAATTTTTCTGCCTTTGTTGTGACTTTAGCAAAAATCTCTCCCCTGGGAGAAAAAATTTCTCTGAGTGCCGGTGCTTCCCCCTCATTATGGCAGTTGGGTTTAGTTTTTCTCAAAGTTGGAAGTGTTTTGTTTGGGGGTGGGTATGTATTGGTGGCGTTTTTAGAGGGAGAATTAGTAGCAAAAGGATGGTTAACCCAACAGCAATTATTAGATGCCATAGCCATCGGACAATTTACACCGGGGCCGGTGTTATCAACAGCCACCTTTATCGGTTATATGATTTCAGGGTGGGCCGGTGCTGTCGTGGCGACGGTGGGGATATTTTTACCTTCGTTTGTATTTGTAGCATTGTCTAATCCTTTGATTGAGCGTTTGCGTTCTTCTAAATGGATGTCAGCCTTTTTGGATGCAGTAAATGTGGCGAGTGTCGCCTTGATGGCAGTAGTAGTATTGAAATTGGGATTGGCGGTGGTGACAGATTATGGGGCGCTTTTAATAGCAGTAGCGGCGGCAATAGCCGTGATCAGATTTAAAGTAAATGCAGCATTAATTGTGATGGCCGGTGCTTTGTTTGGGTTAATTTTCAATTTGGATAAATTGCTTTAA
- a CDS encoding MotA/TolQ/ExbB proton channel family protein, which produces MAVNNLFAAGGVVMWPLLGFSVLSLALILERIYFWFRLLTRQDKLVRDVLAVYRRNPDAARKQLQENLDLPMSRIFLAALSLDRPSVDEFRLCLESAAQAELPLLRRFNTIFDTTISISPLLGLLGTVLGLIQTFASLRLGDIGGSNTGNVTAGISEALVSTASGLVVAIFTLLFANTFRALYQRQRALIIEYGGQLELLYRRQYRGQKDKPIK; this is translated from the coding sequence ATGGCTGTTAACAATTTGTTCGCTGCCGGCGGCGTTGTCATGTGGCCGTTGCTAGGATTTTCTGTGCTCTCACTAGCACTGATCTTAGAACGCATCTATTTTTGGTTTCGCCTACTCACCAGGCAAGACAAACTCGTGCGAGACGTTTTGGCAGTTTATCGCCGCAACCCAGACGCCGCCCGCAAACAGTTACAGGAAAATCTCGATTTACCCATGTCGCGGATCTTTCTCGCCGCGTTGAGTTTAGACCGGCCTTCCGTAGATGAATTTCGCCTCTGCCTAGAAAGCGCCGCCCAAGCAGAATTACCACTGCTGCGTCGGTTTAACACCATTTTTGACACTACAATCAGCATTTCACCTTTGCTGGGGTTATTAGGCACAGTCTTAGGCTTAATTCAAACCTTTGCCTCATTGCGACTTGGCGACATAGGCGGAAGTAACACCGGCAATGTCACCGCCGGCATCAGTGAAGCCTTAGTCTCGACCGCCAGCGGTTTAGTAGTGGCAATTTTTACCCTCTTATTTGCTAACACTTTTCGCGCCTTATACCAACGTCAGCGAGCCCTGATAATTGAATATGGAGGACAACTCGAATTACTCTACCGGCGCCAATATAGAGGACAAAAAGACAAACCGATAAAGTGA
- a CDS encoding DUF2993 domain-containing protein, which produces MFGNLIGKTTPTGTDWGEQMLNTVASQSIRHLFSQSEAVEVFVRCQPSSKLLQGSIDSFKMTGRRLVIRRQFPVEEMSFETDAVALDFGSILSGHIRLKQPTQAVAEVTLTEAGINQAFQAELVTKRLLNLESPALEAISDGQPVSFTEVEVRLLPQNQVQIYAKAELANHGIVPLSLTVTLAIERRRRIVFKDPQIHLQEIPDTLKEVSEALSKALCEILDNMVDLDRFDLDGVMLRLNRLETQGDKLLFSGYAQIERFPRTP; this is translated from the coding sequence ATGTTTGGGAATCTCATCGGCAAAACAACTCCTACTGGCACTGACTGGGGAGAGCAAATGCTCAACACCGTCGCCAGCCAATCCATACGCCACCTATTTTCGCAAAGCGAAGCGGTGGAGGTCTTTGTACGTTGCCAACCTTCCAGCAAATTGTTGCAGGGCAGTATTGACAGCTTTAAGATGACCGGCCGCCGTTTAGTCATTCGCAGACAGTTTCCCGTTGAGGAAATGTCCTTTGAAACCGATGCAGTCGCCCTTGACTTTGGCTCAATTTTAAGCGGGCACATACGCCTCAAACAACCGACCCAAGCCGTCGCCGAAGTCACCCTCACCGAAGCTGGTATTAACCAAGCCTTCCAAGCCGAACTGGTGACAAAACGCCTGCTTAACCTCGAATCTCCCGCCCTAGAGGCAATCAGCGACGGCCAGCCAGTCTCCTTTACCGAAGTAGAGGTACGGTTATTACCACAAAACCAAGTGCAAATATACGCCAAAGCAGAATTAGCCAATCATGGAATCGTACCGCTCAGTTTAACCGTAACCCTAGCCATTGAACGTCGCAGGCGAATTGTATTTAAAGATCCTCAAATTCATCTTCAAGAGATCCCCGACACCTTGAAAGAAGTTTCGGAGGCTTTATCAAAAGCTCTCTGCGAAATTTTAGATAACATGGTTGATCTCGACCGCTTCGACCTTGATGGAGTAATGTTGAGACTAAACCGGCTCGAAACCCAAGGCGACAAGCTGCTCTTCAGCGGTTACGCACAAATTGAACGCTTCCCCCGTACACCCTAA